One region of Neisseria mucosa genomic DNA includes:
- a CDS encoding peptide ABC transporter permease, whose product MKTHTSNPTWQAFKQHKRGWFALRILAVLFAVALLAPLWSNDKPLWIRYQGEYYFPLVNEYNETVFGGDFDTPADYLDPLIRGNITSNGNYAVYLPNPYDADTLNDFDTQPDPASPSERHLLGTDDRGRDVLARLVYGFRDSLLFALALTLVTTVIGMITGAVQGYFGGKTDLLMQRFIEIWGGMPELYLLIILSSFFNPSLLILLVLLSLFGWMGLSDYVRAEFLKNRQADYVLAARSMGVGNRAIMWRHILPNSLTPVLAFLPFRISGAVLALTSLDFLGLGVPASQASLGELLAQGKDNLDAWWIGLSTVGTLTVMLLLLVMIGEGLRQAFDVRARG is encoded by the coding sequence ATGAAAACACACACCTCAAACCCCACTTGGCAGGCTTTCAAGCAACACAAACGCGGCTGGTTCGCGTTGCGGATTTTAGCCGTTTTGTTCGCCGTCGCGCTGCTTGCGCCTTTGTGGAGCAACGACAAACCCTTGTGGATACGTTATCAGGGCGAATATTATTTTCCGCTGGTAAACGAATACAACGAAACTGTGTTCGGTGGCGATTTCGACACGCCTGCCGATTATCTTGATCCGCTGATACGCGGCAACATCACGTCAAACGGCAATTACGCCGTTTATCTGCCCAATCCCTACGATGCCGATACGCTCAATGATTTCGACACGCAGCCCGACCCTGCAAGTCCGTCCGAAAGGCACTTGCTCGGCACGGACGACCGTGGTCGCGATGTCTTGGCGCGTTTGGTTTACGGATTCCGTGATTCCCTATTGTTCGCCCTTGCGCTGACTTTGGTAACGACCGTAATCGGCATGATCACCGGCGCGGTGCAGGGTTATTTCGGCGGCAAGACAGACCTCTTGATGCAGCGCTTTATCGAAATCTGGGGCGGGATGCCGGAGCTTTATCTCTTGATTATCCTGTCTTCGTTTTTCAATCCCAGTTTGTTGATTTTGCTGGTGTTGCTGTCGCTGTTCGGTTGGATGGGGCTGTCGGACTATGTCCGCGCCGAGTTTTTGAAAAACCGTCAGGCCGATTACGTTTTGGCGGCGCGTTCGATGGGCGTGGGCAACCGCGCGATTATGTGGCGGCACATCTTGCCCAACAGTCTGACGCCTGTATTGGCGTTTCTGCCTTTCCGCATCTCCGGCGCGGTGCTTGCGCTGACCAGCTTGGATTTTCTCGGTTTGGGCGTTCCCGCGTCGCAGGCGAGCTTGGGCGAACTCTTGGCGCAGGGAAAGGACAACTTGGACGCTTGGTGGATAGGCTTGTCCACCGTCGGTACGCTGACGGTTATGCTGCTTTTGCTGGTGATGATAGGCGAGGGCTTGCGTCAGGCGTTTGACGTGCGCGCTAGGGGATAG